One Candidatus Rokuibacteriota bacterium DNA window includes the following coding sequences:
- a CDS encoding carboxymuconolactone decarboxylase family protein has protein sequence MSIEKIQDVARFRESRRFDETERVALEFAEKMTLTGERVSDELFARARAHFSEAQVVELAAAVALENFRSKFNVALGIEAQGFCVVPGMSSPALPR, from the coding sequence GTGTCGATCGAGAAGATCCAGGACGTGGCCCGGTTCAGGGAGAGCCGGCGCTTCGACGAGACGGAGCGGGTGGCGCTGGAGTTTGCCGAGAAGATGACGCTCACCGGCGAGCGGGTCAGCGACGAGCTGTTCGCCCGGGCGCGGGCGCACTTTTCCGAAGCACAGGTCGTGGAGCTGGCCGCCGCGGTCGCCCTGGAGAACTTCAGGAGCAAGTTCAACGTGGCGCTGGGGATCGAGGCCCAGGGCTTCTGCGTCGTCCCCGGCATGTCCTCGCCCGCGCTCCCCCGGTAG
- a CDS encoding carboxymuconolactone decarboxylase family protein has protein sequence MPRVREIETDGGDPVLQEIFAKEREAVGTLLNTTKVYAHCPPILQAARQLSAALERSGLLDPQLRSLVYLRVALLNGCPF, from the coding sequence ATGCCGAGGGTAAGAGAGATCGAGACCGACGGTGGTGACCCTGTTCTCCAGGAGATCTTCGCGAAGGAGCGCGAGGCGGTCGGTACACTCCTCAACACCACCAAGGTCTACGCCCACTGCCCGCCCATTCTCCAGGCGGCGAGGCAGCTGTCCGCCGCGCTGGAGCGGTCGGGACTCCTGGACCCCCAGCTCCGCAGCCTGGTGTACCTCCGGGTGGCGCTCCTGAACGGCTGCCCCTTCTGA
- a CDS encoding M28 family peptidase — MSLRPPGSLLLLAVLSLGLSVPVVTGGSAFDSAAAWSHVERLVAFGPRPAGSAALARAREYILGELKRAGIPARVQAFTAQTPDGSVRMVNVIGELSGRRREAILLGGHYDTKYFADFRFVGANDGGSSAALLIELARSLARAPHEFTYWVVFFDGEEAWREWSATDGIYGSRHMVSELRRSGDLARLKAVVVVDMIGDKALNIRRESASTRWLTDLIWGSARRLGYQAHFLDETLAVEDDHTPFLRAGIPATLVIDFDYGPYWHTPEDTLDKLSPESLKVVGEVLLDALPALETWLARGSGRPGR; from the coding sequence GTGTCCCTCCGGCCTCCCGGCTCGCTGCTTCTGCTGGCCGTCCTCTCCCTGGGCCTGTCGGTCCCGGTGGTCACCGGCGGCTCGGCCTTCGACTCCGCCGCCGCCTGGAGTCATGTGGAGCGGCTCGTGGCGTTCGGGCCCCGCCCGGCGGGATCGGCTGCTCTCGCCCGTGCCCGTGAATACATCCTCGGGGAGCTGAAGCGAGCGGGCATCCCGGCGCGGGTGCAGGCATTCACGGCCCAGACCCCCGACGGCTCGGTCCGGATGGTGAATGTGATCGGCGAACTCTCGGGTAGGCGGCGCGAGGCCATCCTCCTGGGTGGCCACTACGACACCAAGTACTTTGCCGACTTCCGCTTCGTCGGGGCCAACGATGGTGGCTCGAGCGCGGCGCTCCTGATCGAGCTGGCCCGAAGCCTGGCGCGTGCGCCCCACGAGTTCACGTACTGGGTCGTTTTCTTCGACGGTGAGGAGGCCTGGCGCGAGTGGAGCGCCACCGACGGGATCTACGGCTCCCGCCACATGGTGTCCGAGCTCCGGCGCAGCGGCGACCTGGCCCGGCTCAAGGCCGTCGTGGTCGTGGACATGATCGGCGACAAGGCCTTGAACATCCGGCGCGAATCGGCCTCCACGCGCTGGCTGACCGATCTTATTTGGGGGAGCGCGCGGCGGCTCGGCTACCAGGCGCACTTTCTCGACGAGACCCTGGCAGTCGAGGACGACCACACCCCGTTCCTGCGCGCGGGAATTCCGGCGACGCTTGTGATCGATTTCGATTACGGGCCCTACTGGCACACGCCCGAGGACACGCTGGACAAGCTCTCCCCCGAGAGCCTGAAGGTCGTGGGCGAGGTCCTGCTCGATGCCCTCCCCGCGCTGGAGACCTGGCTCGCTCGCGGGTCGGGACGGCCCGGCCGGTGA
- a CDS encoding HAD family hydrolase, whose product MSFELLVLDLDGVVLDHAMRIDPALETGLRRAMARGLRVTLATGRMPQATRPYWERFEISTPVILYNGALVRDPRNGGVLYARWLPPGLLGDLYPVFAGAPVDPLFYRGDTIYCLEKTRPILTYCEEEALEAVEIADRETFLREGFFVKALLIGDPAELPRLRERLSPALGTARLVLSRPDYLELLPAGASKGAALRVLAQHLGIPLGRVIAAGDQENDIEMIQAAGVGIAMSHSPPHVRAAASRVAPPPASGGLAAVLAELCPEHFRPE is encoded by the coding sequence ATGTCCTTCGAGCTCCTCGTTCTCGACCTGGACGGGGTCGTCCTGGACCACGCCATGCGCATCGATCCGGCGCTCGAGACCGGGCTCCGCCGGGCGATGGCCCGCGGGCTCAGGGTGACGCTGGCGACGGGGCGGATGCCTCAAGCAACGCGGCCGTACTGGGAGCGCTTCGAGATCTCCACGCCCGTGATCCTCTACAACGGCGCCCTGGTCCGCGATCCCCGCAACGGCGGCGTGCTCTATGCCCGCTGGCTCCCGCCCGGCCTTCTCGGCGACCTCTACCCGGTCTTTGCCGGTGCGCCCGTGGATCCGCTCTTCTACCGGGGCGATACCATCTACTGCCTGGAGAAGACTCGCCCGATTCTCACCTACTGCGAAGAAGAGGCGCTCGAGGCCGTGGAGATCGCCGACCGCGAGACCTTTCTCCGGGAAGGTTTCTTCGTCAAGGCGCTCCTCATCGGCGACCCGGCGGAGCTTCCACGCCTCAGGGAGAGGCTCAGCCCCGCCCTGGGGACCGCCCGGCTGGTCCTGAGCCGGCCGGACTACCTCGAGCTGCTTCCCGCCGGCGCGTCCAAGGGCGCGGCGCTCAGGGTCCTCGCCCAACACCTGGGCATCCCCCTCGGGCGGGTGATCGCGGCAGGCGACCAGGAGAACGACATCGAGATGATCCAGGCTGCGGGCGTCGGCATCGCGATGTCCCATTCCCCGCCCCACGTCCGCGCCGCCGCATCCCGCGTGGCCCCGCCGCCGGCGTCGGGGGGGCTCGCCGCGGTCCTGGCCGAGCTTTGTCCCGAGCACTTCCGGCCGGAGTGA
- a CDS encoding site-specific DNA-methyltransferase produces the protein MRRIISCCSNPGDLVLDCFIGSGTTAAVAQKLGRRWIGCDMNKGAIQTTSKPLQTIIQEQIEQAQTAQQVSLAGVTAEEEQAPGPAQLSFAVYRVNDYDLAIQHEEAVSLACEHIGVTRTRTDRYFDGTLGKKLVKVIPFNHPLTLLDLEELKRELEARPGEDRAIVLVCLGKEPAADAWIEDWNRLRRGKAAVNRIEVIELRTDPKYGKFFQHQPARARVKAVPKNDTLIVEIEDFISPSIIERLQEQAGLMKPKIDDWRAMVDCVLIDPDYDSKVFRIGLSDVPERKTDLVAGRYEIPAGRGEGTLAVKVIDMLGEEVLVTLPKG, from the coding sequence TTGAGGCGGATAATCTCGTGCTGTTCTAACCCTGGCGATCTGGTCCTTGATTGCTTCATTGGTTCTGGCACGACGGCGGCAGTAGCGCAGAAACTGGGGAGACGGTGGATTGGCTGCGACATGAACAAAGGAGCGATCCAGACCACAAGCAAGCCCCTCCAGACGATTATTCAGGAGCAGATCGAGCAAGCGCAAACGGCGCAGCAGGTCTCCCTGGCCGGTGTGACCGCGGAGGAAGAACAGGCGCCCGGGCCAGCCCAGCTCTCTTTTGCGGTGTACCGCGTCAACGATTACGATCTGGCGATTCAGCACGAGGAGGCGGTGAGCCTCGCCTGCGAGCACATCGGGGTGACGCGGACCAGGACCGACCGCTACTTCGACGGAACGCTCGGCAAGAAGCTAGTGAAAGTCATTCCCTTCAACCATCCGCTCACGCTGCTTGATCTTGAGGAACTCAAGCGCGAGCTGGAGGCTCGGCCGGGGGAGGACCGGGCGATTGTGCTTGTCTGCCTGGGCAAGGAGCCGGCCGCGGACGCGTGGATCGAAGACTGGAACCGGCTGCGCAGAGGGAAGGCGGCGGTGAACCGGATCGAGGTCATCGAGCTGCGGACAGACCCTAAGTACGGCAAGTTCTTCCAGCACCAGCCAGCCCGGGCCAGGGTGAAAGCGGTACCGAAGAACGATACGCTGATCGTCGAGATAGAGGACTTTATCTCGCCTAGCATCATCGAGCGCCTCCAGGAGCAGGCGGGGCTCATGAAACCTAAAATCGACGACTGGCGGGCCATGGTGGACTGCGTGTTGATCGACCCCGATTATGATAGCAAGGTGTTCCGGATCGGTCTCTCAGACGTGCCGGAACGGAAGACCGACCTGGTGGCAGGGCGCTACGAGATCCCGGCAGGCCGTGGCGAAGGGACGCTTGCTGTCAAGGTCATCGACATGCTGGGGGAAGAAGTATTGGTCACCCTGCCGAAGGGCTAA
- a CDS encoding nucleotidyltransferase domain-containing protein, whose amino-acid sequence MLRELNLHPAEVEDICFIGGLTDPGKTDLKDLILQADGSRVRRIILFGSRARGDARPDSDFDLLVVFRHMTPEEKRANLLALYRVFEGAGVVAEPWVMGEEEFEETKTVIGGLAYPAWKEGVLLYENP is encoded by the coding sequence ATGCTCAGGGAACTCAATCTCCATCCGGCCGAGGTGGAGGATATCTGTTTCATCGGTGGCCTGACCGACCCGGGCAAGACTGATTTAAAAGACCTGATCCTCCAGGCGGACGGCAGCCGCGTCCGGCGGATCATCCTGTTCGGGTCGCGAGCCCGGGGCGATGCGCGACCGGACAGCGACTTCGACCTGCTCGTGGTCTTCCGCCACATGACGCCAGAGGAGAAGCGGGCAAACCTGCTCGCCCTCTATCGGGTATTTGAGGGCGCTGGCGTCGTTGCGGAACCCTGGGTGATGGGCGAGGAGGAGTTCGAGGAGACCAAGACGGTCATCGGCGGCCTCGCCTATCCGGCCTGGAAAGAAGGGGTGCTGCTCTACGAGAACCCCTGA
- a CDS encoding DEAD/DEAH box helicase family protein: MSHLHQVLSRKVDQWRADGYPSPDYSAIAEIFEWASDPETGALRFLRKPQLRALETYWYLRLVEDTPHIFALYQKLFPNPAELLEALGLIAPQIMKLVAGQPLDSLWQRIKTDDRFLREFRLESVRETLTLDYPSYILALAMGAGKTILIGAIFATEFAMALEYPDGPFVQNALVFAPGKTIIESLKELAAVPYERILPPRLYRWFSASIKLTFTRDGEKDIPVVRGSLYNVVVTNTEKIRIQKETIRRSDLGDLLTRGREDEARAEVANLRLRAIASLPQLAVFSDEAHHTYGQSLQAELKKVRRTVDYLAANTKVVCVVNTTGTPYFRRQPLKDVVIWYGLSEGIRDNILKDVSGNIQAFDFEESTGAYVSHVIEDFFKDYGKLQLLNGAPARLAIYFPQTDDLEELRPVIDAALVKVGQSPAACLRNTSESPKEEVDAFNRLNDPEAPHRVILLVNKGTEGWNCLSLFACALARRLRTSNNFVLQAATRCLRQVPGNDRKARIYLSRDNRSILDRQLQETYGETIADLDRATRETGSARLILRKRDLPPVTLTRLVRTVVPAGVGSRTLRLERPKIDSERTVLTKAVLTSSRSRA, translated from the coding sequence ATGAGCCACCTGCATCAGGTCCTCAGCCGGAAAGTGGACCAGTGGCGCGCGGATGGTTACCCCTCGCCCGACTACTCTGCAATTGCAGAGATCTTCGAATGGGCTAGTGACCCGGAAACGGGCGCCCTAAGATTTCTCAGAAAGCCGCAACTCCGGGCGCTCGAAACGTACTGGTACTTACGACTGGTCGAAGATACTCCGCATATCTTCGCGCTGTATCAGAAGCTTTTCCCCAACCCGGCGGAGCTCCTCGAGGCCCTCGGCCTCATTGCTCCCCAGATCATGAAGCTCGTGGCCGGTCAGCCGCTCGATTCCCTGTGGCAGCGGATCAAGACCGACGACCGCTTCCTGCGAGAGTTTCGCCTGGAGAGCGTCCGAGAGACACTGACGCTGGACTATCCGAGCTACATTCTGGCGCTGGCAATGGGGGCGGGGAAGACCATCCTCATCGGCGCCATCTTTGCCACCGAGTTCGCGATGGCGCTGGAGTATCCGGATGGCCCGTTCGTCCAGAATGCCCTTGTCTTCGCGCCCGGGAAGACAATTATCGAGTCGCTTAAAGAGTTAGCCGCTGTCCCCTACGAGAGAATCCTGCCGCCGCGGCTCTATAGGTGGTTTTCGGCCTCGATCAAGCTCACGTTCACCCGAGACGGGGAGAAGGACATTCCCGTGGTCAGGGGGAGCCTTTACAACGTCGTCGTGACGAATACTGAGAAGATCCGAATCCAGAAGGAAACGATTCGGCGGAGCGATCTGGGCGACCTCCTGACTCGAGGGCGGGAGGACGAAGCGCGGGCCGAAGTGGCGAACCTACGGCTCCGGGCGATCGCGTCGTTGCCCCAACTCGCTGTCTTTTCGGACGAAGCCCATCATACCTACGGCCAGTCACTGCAAGCGGAGTTGAAGAAAGTTCGAAGGACGGTGGACTACCTGGCGGCGAATACGAAGGTCGTGTGCGTCGTCAACACCACCGGGACCCCGTATTTTCGGCGTCAGCCCCTAAAGGACGTCGTGATCTGGTACGGGCTCTCCGAAGGGATCCGAGACAACATACTTAAAGATGTCTCTGGCAACATCCAGGCGTTTGATTTCGAGGAGAGCACAGGAGCCTACGTGAGCCATGTCATCGAGGACTTCTTCAAAGACTACGGGAAGTTGCAGCTCCTGAACGGCGCGCCAGCGAGACTGGCGATCTACTTTCCACAGACTGACGATCTCGAGGAGCTGCGCCCGGTCATTGATGCTGCGCTGGTGAAGGTCGGTCAGTCCCCTGCCGCGTGTTTGCGGAACACCTCGGAGTCTCCAAAGGAGGAGGTGGACGCCTTCAACCGGCTCAACGACCCGGAGGCGCCCCACCGCGTGATCCTGCTCGTCAACAAGGGCACCGAAGGCTGGAACTGCCTGAGCCTTTTTGCCTGCGCTCTGGCGCGCCGGCTCAGGACCAGCAACAACTTCGTTCTCCAGGCGGCGACCCGGTGCCTGCGCCAGGTGCCTGGCAACGACAGGAAGGCGCGGATCTATCTCTCACGTGATAACCGCTCGATCCTGGACCGCCAGCTTCAGGAGACATATGGCGAGACCATCGCCGACCTTGACCGTGCCACGCGGGAAACCGGGTCCGCCCGCTTGATTCTGCGAAAGCGCGACTTGCCCCCAGTCACCCTGACGCGCCTCGTCCGAACCGTCGTTCCCGCCGGGGTGGGCAGCCGCACGCTCCGGCTCGAACGGCCCAAGATCGACTCGGAGAGGACGGTTCTCACAAAGGCGGTCTTGACATCGTCCCGCAGCAGGGCGTGA
- a CDS encoding site-2 protease family protein: MVNLVLFLATCVSTVWAGSGTFNPLGDPERLWQGVSFAFALLSMLGTHEFGHYFTARYYGAAVSLPYFIPAPPPFFFGTLGAIIKLKSPARDRNSLFDIAAAGPLAGLVVAVPVLLLGLSWSRIVAIPPDFGGLVFGDSLLMRFLVYLTFGSIPEGTDVLIHPVGLAGWLGLFVTALNLFPVGQLDGGRIAYALFGAHHRKVYRATFAALLVLGVVTRSVNWFVWAALLFFLIGFDHTPPLDDLTPLSPGRRVVGGFCLFLLVLLIPPIPIQVQ; encoded by the coding sequence ATGGTCAACCTGGTTCTGTTCCTGGCGACCTGCGTGTCGACGGTCTGGGCGGGATCCGGGACGTTCAACCCGCTCGGGGATCCGGAACGGCTCTGGCAGGGGGTGAGCTTCGCCTTCGCCCTCCTCTCGATGCTCGGCACCCACGAGTTCGGCCACTACTTCACGGCGCGGTATTACGGCGCGGCGGTGAGCCTCCCGTACTTCATTCCCGCCCCGCCGCCGTTCTTCTTCGGCACGCTCGGGGCCATCATCAAGCTGAAGTCACCGGCCCGTGACCGGAACTCCCTGTTCGATATCGCAGCGGCGGGGCCGCTGGCGGGGCTCGTTGTCGCCGTGCCGGTGCTGCTCCTGGGACTCTCCTGGTCGCGAATCGTCGCGATCCCGCCGGACTTCGGCGGGCTCGTCTTCGGCGACTCGCTCCTGATGCGCTTTCTGGTCTACCTGACCTTCGGCTCGATCCCCGAAGGGACAGACGTCCTGATCCACCCGGTGGGGCTCGCCGGCTGGCTGGGTCTCTTCGTGACCGCCCTGAACCTCTTCCCCGTGGGCCAGCTCGACGGCGGCCGCATCGCCTATGCGCTCTTCGGGGCGCACCACCGGAAAGTCTACCGGGCGACGTTCGCCGCGCTCCTCGTGCTCGGCGTCGTCACGCGGTCGGTGAACTGGTTCGTGTGGGCCGCGCTCCTCTTCTTCCTCATCGGCTTCGACCATACCCCTCCGCTGGACGATCTCACGCCGCTCTCGCCGGGGCGTCGCGTCGTGGGCGGCTTCTGCCTCTTCCTCCTCGTCCTGCTGATCCCGCCCATCCCGATCCAGGTCCAATAA
- the fabF gene encoding beta-ketoacyl-ACP synthase II, with protein MGAVTPVGNSAEEFWAAITQGRSGIGPITRFDPSGYTTRIAGEVKDFDPLKWVDKKEARRLDPYLQYAIACASMAVEDAGLDVSKVDGTRFGVLVGSGIGGIQTLLDSHDTLNAKGPDRVSPFFIPMLIINMASGLISMRYGAKGPNSAVVTACATGNHAIGDAFKIIQRGDADVMIAGGAEAIICPLTIAGFCQMKAMSTRNDEPTKASRPFDANRDGFVCGEGGGLLVVESLEHAARRDARIYAEIVGYGMSSDAYHMTAPDPEGDGASRAMASALKDAGLPVTVVGYINAHGTSTPYNDKFETMAIRRVFGTHANELAVSSTKSMIGHLLGAAGGVEAIATILAIYHGLLPPTINYETPDPECDLDYVPNQARKQEVEVAVSNAFGFGGTNATLVFRRYQP; from the coding sequence ATGGGGGCGGTGACGCCGGTCGGAAACTCCGCCGAAGAGTTCTGGGCGGCCATCACCCAAGGGCGCTCCGGCATCGGACCGATCACCCGGTTCGACCCGAGCGGCTACACGACACGCATCGCCGGGGAAGTCAAGGACTTCGATCCGCTGAAGTGGGTGGACAAGAAGGAGGCACGCCGGCTCGATCCGTACCTCCAGTACGCGATCGCGTGCGCCAGCATGGCCGTGGAGGACGCCGGGCTCGACGTCTCGAAGGTGGACGGGACGCGCTTCGGCGTCCTGGTCGGATCCGGGATCGGCGGGATCCAGACGCTTCTCGATTCCCACGACACGCTGAACGCGAAAGGGCCCGATCGGGTCTCGCCGTTCTTCATCCCGATGCTGATCATCAACATGGCGTCCGGTCTGATCTCCATGCGGTACGGAGCGAAGGGGCCCAACTCCGCCGTGGTCACGGCGTGCGCGACCGGCAACCACGCGATCGGCGACGCGTTCAAGATCATCCAGCGCGGCGACGCGGACGTCATGATCGCGGGCGGCGCCGAAGCGATCATCTGTCCCCTCACCATCGCCGGGTTCTGTCAGATGAAGGCGATGTCCACGCGAAACGACGAGCCGACGAAGGCCTCGCGCCCCTTCGATGCCAACCGCGACGGTTTCGTGTGCGGGGAAGGGGGCGGGCTCCTGGTGGTCGAATCGCTCGAGCATGCCGCGAGGCGGGACGCGCGCATCTACGCCGAGATCGTCGGCTACGGCATGAGCTCGGACGCCTACCACATGACCGCGCCCGATCCCGAGGGGGACGGCGCGTCCCGCGCGATGGCGAGCGCCCTCAAGGACGCCGGCCTCCCGGTTACGGTCGTCGGCTACATCAACGCCCACGGCACGTCCACGCCGTACAACGACAAGTTCGAGACGATGGCGATCCGGCGGGTGTTCGGAACGCACGCCAACGAGCTGGCCGTCTCATCGACCAAGTCGATGATCGGTCACCTTCTCGGCGCCGCGGGCGGGGTCGAGGCCATCGCGACGATCCTGGCCATCTACCACGGCCTGCTCCCCCCGACGATCAACTACGAGACGCCGGACCCCGAGTGCGACTTGGACTACGTGCCGAACCAGGCCCGCAAACAGGAGGTGGAGGTGGCGGTGTCCAACGCCTTCGGCTTCGGCGGGACCAACGCCACGCTCGTCTTTCGGCGGTACCAACCGTAG
- the acpP gene encoding acyl carrier protein yields the protein MAKPIEERVKEIICEQLGVEEEEVIPTAKFIEDLGADSLDTVELVMAFEEEFDIEIPDEDAEKIATVGDAIQYIKDNT from the coding sequence ATGGCGAAGCCGATCGAGGAGCGGGTCAAGGAAATCATCTGCGAGCAGCTCGGGGTGGAAGAGGAAGAGGTAATCCCGACCGCGAAGTTCATCGAGGACCTGGGGGCGGACTCCCTGGACACGGTCGAGCTCGTGATGGCGTTCGAGGAGGAGTTCGACATCGAGATCCCGGACGAGGACGCGGAGAAGATCGCGACCGTCGGGGACGCCATCCAGTACATCAAAGACAACACCTGA
- the fabG gene encoding 3-oxoacyl-[acyl-carrier-protein] reductase, whose amino-acid sequence MPGDGKGLEGRVAIVTGASRGIGRAVAACLAQDGASVIVSGRDATRLDVAAKELEACGAPVLAAPGDIARREDVDRIVAQTRDRFGRIDILVNNAGITRDALLVRMKDEDWDEVLNVNLRGAFLMTRAVSKVMMRQKGGRIINIASVAGVMGNAGQVNYTAAKAGLIGLTKAAARELAHWGILVNAVAPGLIDTDMTAAIPAEAREALLAQVPLKRIGLAHDVAQVVRFLAQDGASYVTGQVIHVDGGLYM is encoded by the coding sequence GTGCCGGGCGACGGCAAAGGGCTCGAGGGGCGTGTCGCCATCGTCACCGGTGCGAGCCGCGGCATCGGGCGGGCGGTGGCCGCATGCCTGGCGCAGGACGGGGCCTCCGTGATAGTGTCGGGACGCGACGCGACGCGCTTGGACGTCGCCGCCAAAGAGCTCGAGGCGTGCGGCGCGCCCGTCCTCGCGGCGCCCGGGGACATCGCGCGCCGCGAGGACGTGGACCGGATCGTCGCGCAGACGCGGGACCGGTTCGGCCGCATCGACATCCTGGTGAACAACGCCGGGATCACCCGGGACGCGCTTCTGGTGCGGATGAAGGACGAGGACTGGGACGAGGTGCTGAACGTGAACCTCCGCGGCGCGTTCCTGATGACGCGTGCGGTGTCCAAGGTCATGATGCGTCAGAAGGGCGGGCGGATCATCAACATCGCGTCCGTCGCGGGGGTCATGGGGAACGCGGGACAGGTGAACTATACGGCCGCCAAAGCGGGGCTCATCGGGCTCACGAAGGCGGCGGCCCGCGAGCTCGCGCACTGGGGTATCCTGGTGAACGCGGTAGCTCCGGGGCTCATCGACACGGACATGACCGCGGCGATCCCCGCCGAGGCGCGGGAGGCGCTTCTGGCCCAGGTGCCCCTGAAGCGGATCGGGCTCGCTCACGACGTGGCGCAGGTGGTTCGCTTCCTGGCCCAGGACGGTGCCAGCTACGTGACGGGGCAGGTGATCCACGTGGACGGCGGGCTCTACATGTAG
- the fabD gene encoding ACP S-malonyltransferase encodes MMKLAFLFPGQGSQAVGMGRGFYDASAGVRALYAEASDALGLDLARLCFDGPEAELQLTANTQPAILTASVAAAHVLAERGIAPALAAGHSLGEYAALVVGGAMSFGDAVRVVRKRGEFMQEAVPVGVGAMAAILGIELLAVEALCREATRPSEIVTVANINAATQIVVAGHRVAVERAVALAAERGGRRSVLLPVSAPFHCPLMQPAAERLARELERVVVSPPNVPVVRNVDAGLTTTADDVIPFLVRQVASPVRWAACVTRMVEEGATLFLEVGPGRVLTALLKRIADGVKGYAVEDPPSLEKALADLGG; translated from the coding sequence GTGATGAAGCTCGCCTTCCTCTTCCCCGGGCAGGGCTCGCAGGCGGTCGGGATGGGCAGGGGCTTCTACGATGCCTCCGCCGGCGTGCGCGCGCTCTACGCTGAGGCGAGTGACGCTCTCGGTCTGGACCTGGCCAGGCTCTGCTTCGACGGGCCCGAGGCCGAGCTCCAGCTGACGGCGAACACCCAGCCGGCGATCCTGACGGCGAGCGTGGCCGCCGCTCACGTGCTGGCGGAACGCGGGATCGCCCCCGCGCTGGCGGCGGGCCACAGCCTCGGGGAGTACGCGGCCCTGGTCGTCGGGGGCGCGATGTCGTTCGGCGACGCCGTGCGAGTCGTCCGGAAGCGGGGCGAGTTCATGCAGGAGGCGGTCCCGGTGGGGGTCGGCGCCATGGCCGCCATCCTGGGCATAGAGCTGCTGGCGGTGGAGGCGCTCTGCCGGGAGGCGACGCGCCCCTCCGAGATCGTGACGGTCGCCAACATCAACGCGGCGACCCAGATCGTCGTCGCGGGTCACAGGGTCGCCGTCGAGCGTGCAGTCGCGCTGGCCGCCGAGCGCGGTGGGCGCCGGAGCGTGCTCCTTCCGGTGAGCGCGCCGTTCCACTGCCCGCTGATGCAGCCGGCAGCCGAGCGACTCGCACGGGAGCTGGAGCGCGTCGTCGTCTCGCCGCCGAACGTCCCCGTCGTCCGGAACGTGGACGCCGGCCTCACGACCACAGCCGACGACGTGATTCCCTTCCTCGTTCGCCAGGTGGCGAGCCCGGTCCGGTGGGCTGCCTGCGTGACCCGGATGGTCGAAGAGGGCGCGACCCTCTTTCTCGAGGTAGGGCCAGGACGCGTGCTCACGGCTCTCCTGAAGCGGATCGCCGACGGCGTCAAAGGGTACGCGGTCGAAGATCCGCCGAGCCTGGAGAAGGCCCTAGCGGACCTCGGCGGGTAG
- a CDS encoding ketoacyl-ACP synthase III, protein MTRAKITGVGSYAPKRILTNADLEKMIETSDEWIVQRSGIRERRIVDDGEATSDLAVRAAQQALERAGLGPEDIDFIVVGTTTPDMFFPSVGNLVQQRLGCRRVGSVDVLAACAASVYSMTIGAQFIQTGKYRRVLCIGAETLSRITDWTDRGTCVLLADAAGAAVLEPSDDGSGLLDAELYSDGQYWDLLYMPGGGSRHPATRETVDARMHYAKMKGNEVFKVAVRMFVDSTSGLLARHGLAAADVDLFIPHQANLRIIEAAAKRVGLPMERVFVNVDRYGNTGAASVYVALEEAVTGGRIKRGDLVLLAAFGGGFAWGSALLRW, encoded by the coding sequence ATGACGCGCGCGAAGATCACCGGCGTCGGGTCCTATGCACCCAAGCGCATCCTGACGAACGCGGACCTCGAGAAGATGATCGAGACGAGCGACGAGTGGATCGTGCAGCGCAGCGGCATCCGGGAGCGCCGCATCGTCGACGACGGCGAGGCGACGTCAGACCTCGCCGTGCGCGCCGCCCAGCAGGCGCTCGAGCGGGCCGGCCTCGGGCCCGAGGACATCGACTTCATCGTGGTCGGCACCACGACACCCGACATGTTCTTTCCCTCCGTCGGGAACCTGGTCCAGCAGCGGCTCGGCTGCCGGCGCGTGGGCTCGGTCGACGTGCTCGCGGCGTGCGCGGCATCGGTCTACAGCATGACGATCGGCGCCCAGTTCATCCAGACCGGGAAGTACCGGCGGGTGCTCTGCATCGGCGCCGAGACGCTCTCGCGGATCACCGACTGGACGGATCGCGGGACCTGCGTGCTGCTGGCGGATGCGGCCGGGGCAGCGGTGCTCGAGCCTAGCGACGATGGCAGTGGGCTGCTCGACGCCGAACTTTACTCCGACGGCCAGTACTGGGATCTGCTGTACATGCCCGGCGGGGGCTCCCGGCATCCGGCGACGCGCGAGACCGTGGACGCGCGGATGCACTACGCGAAGATGAAGGGCAACGAGGTCTTCAAGGTCGCCGTCCGCATGTTCGTCGATTCCACGTCGGGCCTGCTCGCCCGTCACGGGCTGGCCGCCGCCGACGTGGACCTCTTCATCCCCCATCAAGCCAACCTCCGGATCATCGAGGCGGCAGCGAAGCGGGTCGGATTGCCCATGGAGCGGGTCTTCGTCAACGTGGACCGCTACGGCAACACCGGTGCCGCTTCCGTCTACGTCGCGCTCGAGGAGGCGGTGACCGGCGGGCGAATCAAGCGCGGCGACCTCGTGCTCCTCGCGGCCTTCGGCGGCGGCTTCGCGTGGGGTTCGGCCCTCCTCCGCTGGTGA